In Coregonus clupeaformis isolate EN_2021a chromosome 15, ASM2061545v1, whole genome shotgun sequence, one genomic interval encodes:
- the gjd6 gene encoding gap junction protein delta 6, with the protein MTEWTLLKRLLDAVHQHSTMIGRLWLTVMVIFRLLIIAVAIEDVYADEQEMFVCNTLQPGCATVCYDAFAPISQPRFWVFHIISVSTPSLCFIIYTWHNLSKLPQGHGGLEAFNRSCDSDSCSIRSHRHLGHSLANVLEGITAQRGPGGGGGTRGVLSKYYVFHVCFRALLEVGFVMAQSFLFGFCVPVHFLCKAAPCTQPVDCYVSRPTEKTIFLLFMFCVGVFCILLNLLELNHLGWKKIKLSVRLKEGGSRGNYGTFAPDSPSLTSSLGLRDVTSTTLLPTLDLVVDHRPDWTCAGNCPPFNKEPEAGIETGLQLPNNQELQRAETQVLKSKGEGWESKLRSTEVWI; encoded by the exons ATGACGGAGTGGACGCTCCTCAAACGTCTCCTGGACGCCGTCCACCAGCACTCCACCATGATTGGACGCCTCTGGCTCACCGTCATGGTGATCTTTCGCCTCCTCATCATTGCCGTGGCGATTGAGGACGTGTACGCCGACGAGCAGGAGATGTTTGTGTGCAACACCCTGCAGCCGGGCTGCGCCACTGTCTGCTATGACGCCTTCGCCCCCATCTCACAGCCGCGCTTCTGGGTCTTCCACATCATCAGTGTCTcgactccatctctctgttttaTCATATATACGTGGCATAATCTGTCGAAGCTGCCGCAGGGACACGGGGGGCTGG AGGCATTCAACCGGAGCTGCGACTCGGATAGCTGCTCCATTCGTTCGCACCGGCACTTAGGTCACAGCTTGGCCAATGTCTTGGAGGGAATCACTGCCCAGA GGGGtcctggaggtggaggaggaaccAGAGGCGTCCTTTCCAAGTACTATGTGTTCCATGTGTGTTTCCGGGCGCTGCTGGAGGTGGGGTTTGTCATGGCTCAATCGTTTCTCTTCGGCTTCTGCGTGCCCGTCCACTTTTTGTGCAAGGCCGCGCCCTGCACGCAGCCCGTGGACTGCTACGTGTCACGGCCCACGGAGAAaaccatcttcctcctcttcatgtTCTGCGTGGGGGTCTTCTGCATCCTCCTCAACCTTCTGGAGCTTAATCATCTAGGATGGAAGAAGATCAAACTCTCAGTGAGGCTCAAGGAGGGCGGATCAAGGGGTAATTATGGG ACTTTCGCTCCCGACAGCCCCTCACTGACGTCCTCTCTCGGGCTTAGGGACGTCACCAGTACGACGTTGCTACCGACCTTGGATCTGGTAGTCGACCACCGGCCTGACTGGACCTGTGCGGGGAACTGTCCCCCATTTAATAAGGAGCCTGAGGCTGGGATAGAGACAGGGCTGCAGCTTCCCAACAACCAGGAGCTCCAGAGAGCAGAGACACAGGTTCTGAAGAGCAAGGGGGAGGGCTGGGAATCCAAGCTACGCAGTACGGAGGTCTGGATATGA
- the sh3gl3a gene encoding endophilin-A3a isoform X1, with amino-acid sequence MSVAGLKKQFHKASQLLSEKISGTEGTKLDEDFMEMERKIEVTNKSVLDLLSKTTEYLQPNPASRAKLGMLNTVSKMRGQVKTTGYPQTEGLLGDCMMRYGHDLGDESSFGGALVDIGEAMRQMADVKDSLDISVKQNFIDPLQNLQDKDLKEITHHLKKLEGRRLDFDYKKKRHGKVPDEEIRQAVEKFEESKELAERSMFNFLENDVEQVSQLSALVEAALDYHRQSLEILEDLNTQLQTRISSARSRPKREIKQKSIMSSIETIDNTQHNGLSYSSSHKSSDNQINHTVNGNGKTDPFTTVPLSWPESPTFNGHQLEVLDQPCARALYDFEPENDGELGFKEGDIIILTNQIDDNWYEGMINGDSGFFPINYVEVIVPLPQ; translated from the exons AAAATCGAGGTCACCAACAAATCAGTGTTGGACCTCTTGTCCAAAACAACAGAATACCTACAACCTAACCCAG CGTCCAGAGCCAAGTTGGGGATGTTAAACACAGTGTCGAAGATGAGAGGACAGGTGAAGACCACAGGATACCCACAGACTGAGGGCCTACTGGGGGACTGTATGATGCGCTATGGCCATGATCTGGGAGACGAGTCCTCCTTCG GCGGTGCATTGGTGGACATCGGTGAGGCCATGAGGCAGATGGCCGACGTGAAGGACTCTCTGGACATCAGCGTCAAACAAAACTTTATCGACCCACTCCAGAACTTACAGGACAAAGACCTCAAGGAAATCACG CATCACCTGAAGAAGCTGGAGGGGAGGCGGTTAGACTTTGACTATAAGAAGAAGCGTCATGGTAAGGTGCCTGACGAGGAGATCCGCCAGGCGGTGGAGAAGTTTGAGGAGAGCAAAGAGCTGGCCGAGAGGAGCATGTTCAACTTCCTGGAGAACGAT GTGGAGCAGGTGAGTCAGCTGTCAGCGTTGGTTGAAGCGGCGTTAGACTACCACCGCCAGTCCTTGGAGATCCTAGAAGACCTCAACACCCAACTACAGACCAG GATATCCTCAGCCAGAAGTCGACCGAAGAGAGAGATTAAACAAAAGTCCATCATGAGCAGCATTGAGACCATAGACAACACTCAGCACAATGGACTATCATATAGCTCCTCACACAAGTCCTcag ACAACCAGATCAACCACACAGTAAATGGAAATGGGAAAA CTGATCCCTTCACCACCGTCCCCCTATCCTGGCCAGAGAGTCCCACTTTCAACGGCCACc agtTGGAGGTGCTGGACCAGCCGTGTGCCAGGGCCCTGTATGACTTTGAGCCGGAGAACGATGGCGAGCTGGGCTTCAAGGAGGGTGACATCATCATCCTCACCAACCAGATAGATGACAACTGGTACGAAGGCATGATAAACGGAGACTCTGGCTTCTTCCCAATCAACTATGTGGAGGTTATCGTACCCCTGCCCCAGTGA